The proteins below are encoded in one region of Enhydrobacter sp.:
- the ltrA gene encoding group II intron reverse transcriptase/maturase — MEKIVSRENMMAAYHRVMTNKGAAGIDRMTVEQLAPHLKEHWPRVREELLDDRYRPKPVRGVELPKPGGGMRQLGIPTVLDRLIQQAMHQVLMPLFDPGFSASSYGFRPGRSAHDAVLAARAHMADGRRFVVDLDLEKFFDRVNHDVLMARVARRVEDKRVLRLIRRYLQAGLMTGGLTTVRTEGTPQGGPLSPLLSNILLDDLDKELERRGHAFCRYADDCNIYVRTKAAGERVMASITRFLAERLRLKVNSAKSAVDRPWVRTFLGYTVTSHKQPRLRVAAKSVGRLRNKLRMTLRQGRGRTLARTVEDLAPILRGWMQYFRLAQAKGAFEDLDGWLRRKLRGLLWRQWKRPRTRAKRLMQRGIDQARAWQSATNGRGPWWNAGASHMNNAYRAAFFATLGLPSLQQLHHRLTRA, encoded by the coding sequence ATGGAGAAGATCGTCAGCCGAGAGAACATGATGGCGGCCTACCATCGGGTGATGACGAACAAGGGCGCCGCAGGCATCGATCGGATGACTGTGGAGCAGTTGGCGCCGCACCTGAAGGAGCACTGGCCGCGCGTCAGAGAGGAACTGTTGGACGATCGATACAGGCCCAAGCCGGTGCGTGGGGTCGAACTCCCCAAGCCCGGCGGCGGGATGCGCCAACTGGGCATCCCGACGGTCCTGGATCGGCTGATCCAGCAGGCGATGCATCAGGTGCTGATGCCGCTGTTCGATCCGGGCTTCTCAGCGTCCTCGTACGGCTTCCGTCCGGGGCGCAGCGCGCACGACGCGGTGCTTGCCGCGCGGGCGCACATGGCCGATGGCCGACGCTTTGTGGTCGACCTCGACCTGGAGAAGTTCTTCGACCGGGTGAACCACGACGTGCTGATGGCACGGGTGGCACGCCGGGTCGAGGACAAGCGGGTATTGCGGCTGATCCGCCGCTACTTGCAGGCTGGGTTGATGACGGGCGGGTTGACGACGGTACGGACCGAAGGCACGCCGCAAGGTGGGCCTTTATCCCCGTTGCTGTCGAACATCCTGCTCGACGATCTCGACAAGGAACTCGAGCGACGGGGCCATGCCTTCTGCCGCTACGCCGACGACTGCAACATCTACGTGCGGACGAAGGCAGCCGGCGAGCGGGTGATGGCGTCGATCACACGGTTCCTTGCCGAACGACTGCGGCTGAAGGTCAACAGCGCCAAGAGCGCGGTTGACCGTCCTTGGGTACGAACGTTCCTGGGATACACCGTGACGTCCCACAAGCAGCCGCGCCTTCGGGTGGCGGCCAAGAGTGTGGGCCGGCTGCGGAACAAGCTCAGGATGACGCTACGCCAAGGACGCGGACGAACCCTGGCCCGGACCGTCGAGGACCTCGCTCCAATCCTGCGTGGCTGGATGCAATACTTCCGGCTGGCGCAGGCAAAGGGGGCCTTCGAGGACCTCGATGGCTGGCTGCGGCGCAAGCTGCGCGGCCTGCTGTGGCGGCAGTGGAAGCGTCCGCGTACACGCGCCAAGCGACTGATGCAGCGCGGCATCGATCAGGCTCGGGCGTGGCAGTCCGCCACCAACGGACGCGGCCCCTGGTGGAATGCCGGGGCCAGCCACATGAACAACGCCTATCGTGCCGCCTTCTTCGCCACCCTCGGCCTGCCGTCGCTCCAGCAACTGCATCATCGCCTCACCCGCGCTTGA